In Sulfuricurvum sp., the sequence GGCAAATCCAGTCAAATTTATACATATCTTCTTTACGAAGCTGTTTCGGGATCGGCTGATTAGAGAAAATCACCAACTCATCCTCTTCCCATTCGCGGTAAATCAATCCCTCTTTAAAAACAGGAGATTCAATAAGGGCGATATCGATTTTTTTGTCGATCAATTGATCAATAATCTCTTCTGAAAATGCCACACGGATATGGACTTCATTATTGATTTTTTCTTTGAGCTGTCCAAGATACGAAGGGAGAACATAGTTACCGATCGCATACGATGCCCCCACAATAAAGGTAAATTCTTTATTGATAATTTTAAGAAGTTCTTTTTCACTTGATTGAATCGCTTTTTCGAGTTTTGTCGCGATACGATAAAGGTCTTCCCCCTCTTTGGTCAGTTTGATCCCGTTCTTTTTACGTTCTACCACACGGGTATCAAGATAGTCTTCGATAAATTTGATTTGCTGTGTTACAGCAGGCTGCGAAATACCCAATTTTGCCGATGCTTTCGAAAAGCTTTTTTCACGGACTACCGTGAGAAAAGTCATCAGTTTCGCAAAGTCTTTTAACATAATAATTCCTATAAGTTGAATGAATAGCAGTATTATAACCCATCATTATAACTAAAGCAAGTATTTCCATACTATTTTAAAAAATGGGAAAATTGGGCTATAATAAATTAACTATATAACCCATTCAAGGCGATAACGGTATGGATAAAATTCTCGAAGGGCTCAATGAAGCACAGCGCAGTGCAGTCGAACGAATCGACGGTCCGCTGCTCATTCTAGCCGGT encodes:
- a CDS encoding LysR family transcriptional regulator gives rise to the protein MLKDFAKLMTFLTVVREKSFSKASAKLGISQPAVTQQIKFIEDYLDTRVVERKKNGIKLTKEGEDLYRIATKLEKAIQSSEKELLKIINKEFTFIVGASYAIGNYVLPSYLGQLKEKINNEVHIRVAFSEEIIDQLIDKKIDIALIESPVFKEGLIYREWEEDELVIFSNQPIPKQLRKEDMYKFDWICRDENSHTRKLTAEVFEEIGVECSGFSVIGVVASSTAIKETLMRSPKDAARPIVSVISRHVISDEVEEGKLFEARIKNYKIKRKFYIAYSKERKHDAFIDNVVTYLLGLKL